The Saccharomonospora glauca K62 genome has a segment encoding these proteins:
- a CDS encoding 3-oxoacyl-ACP synthase III family protein, with translation MSTGILGAAGYLPPRVIDNDQVGAWVDRDPDWILERTGIKERHYAAPEVSTSDMACLAVEKLYASCPEKRASVGAVILGTSTPDHNFPSTAAIVQGRMGLGRAFAFDLSAACSGYLFSFVTAHSLLSANPALEEVLVIGADTISKVLYQSDRKTVTVFGDGAAATRVGRVPDGYGLLTHTLITDGCHADYVGQPAGGSRRPLDATTVNARERYMVMHGRKVREYFEEVVPKLIHEVVEQAGVSLDDIDHFVFHQANPQMLADCINAMGIDPAKCPVPGVLSGNTGAASIPLVLSELRAERGDLVVMAAIGSGMTAGAAVLRWY, from the coding sequence ATGTCCACAGGAATTCTCGGCGCCGCCGGTTACCTGCCTCCCAGAGTGATCGACAACGACCAGGTGGGTGCCTGGGTCGACCGGGATCCCGACTGGATCCTCGAACGGACCGGCATCAAGGAGCGGCACTACGCCGCGCCGGAGGTGTCCACTTCGGACATGGCCTGCCTCGCGGTCGAGAAGTTGTACGCTTCCTGCCCGGAGAAGCGCGCCAGCGTCGGCGCGGTTATCCTCGGCACGAGCACGCCCGACCACAACTTCCCCTCCACCGCCGCCATCGTGCAGGGCCGGATGGGGTTGGGCAGGGCGTTCGCCTTCGATCTCAGTGCCGCCTGCTCGGGCTACCTCTTCTCGTTCGTGACCGCGCACTCCCTGCTCAGCGCCAATCCGGCGCTGGAGGAGGTGCTGGTGATCGGCGCCGACACGATCTCGAAGGTGCTCTACCAGTCCGACCGCAAGACCGTCACCGTGTTCGGCGACGGGGCCGCCGCCACCAGGGTGGGCCGGGTTCCCGACGGCTACGGGCTGCTCACGCACACGCTGATCACCGACGGCTGCCACGCCGACTACGTGGGCCAGCCAGCGGGCGGAAGCCGCCGCCCGCTGGACGCCACCACCGTCAACGCCCGCGAACGGTACATGGTGATGCACGGGCGCAAGGTGCGGGAGTACTTCGAGGAGGTCGTGCCCAAGCTCATCCACGAGGTCGTCGAACAAGCCGGTGTCTCCTTGGACGACATCGACCACTTCGTGTTCCACCAGGCCAACCCGCAGATGCTCGCCGACTGCATCAACGCCATGGGGATCGACCCGGCGAAGTGCCCGGTGCCCGGCGTGCTGAGCGGAAACACCGGCGCCGCGTCGATCCCGCTGGTCCTCAGCGAGCTGCGAGCCGAGCGAGGCGATTTGGTGGTCATGGCCGCGATCGGGTCGGGAATGACCGCCGGCGCGGCGGTGCTCCGCTGGTATTAA
- a CDS encoding fumarylacetoacetate hydrolase family protein, with product MTREIRRILLDGATVEVHRKGDMLFAPDGRHVPVEEAVHLPPCTPTKIIAVHLNHRSRFEEFCATPGPAPTYFHKPISTLNAHQGHVVRPAGCRWLNYEGEIAVVIGRTARNIGVAEAGEYIRGYTLANDLGLHDFRDTDEGSMLRVKGADTLCPLGPALVEGWDWRGRTLRTRVNGEVVQEANTDEMTWDPHYLVADIARLITLVPGDVLLTGTPANSRPIRPGDTVEVEADGLGVLRNTVVEGPVPVTGPVGAQPTESEQVLSTALGGDWEFRGIRAPLPS from the coding sequence ATGACCAGGGAGATTCGCAGGATCCTGCTCGACGGCGCGACCGTGGAGGTGCACCGCAAAGGGGACATGCTGTTCGCCCCGGACGGGCGGCACGTCCCGGTGGAGGAGGCGGTGCACCTGCCGCCCTGCACCCCGACCAAGATCATTGCCGTGCACCTCAACCACCGCAGCCGGTTCGAGGAGTTCTGCGCGACGCCGGGGCCCGCCCCGACGTACTTCCACAAGCCGATCTCGACGCTCAACGCGCACCAGGGGCATGTGGTGCGGCCCGCCGGGTGCCGGTGGCTGAACTACGAGGGAGAGATCGCCGTGGTGATCGGCCGCACTGCCCGCAACATCGGCGTGGCCGAGGCCGGCGAGTACATCCGCGGCTACACCCTCGCCAACGACCTGGGGCTGCACGACTTCCGGGACACCGACGAGGGGTCGATGCTGCGGGTGAAGGGCGCGGACACGTTGTGCCCGCTCGGGCCCGCCCTCGTGGAGGGCTGGGACTGGCGTGGGCGGACGCTGCGTACGCGGGTCAACGGCGAGGTGGTCCAGGAGGCCAACACCGACGAGATGACGTGGGACCCGCACTATCTCGTGGCCGACATCGCGCGTCTGATCACTCTCGTACCCGGCGACGTGCTGTTGACGGGCACCCCGGCGAACTCCCGTCCGATCCGGCCGGGGGACACGGTGGAGGTGGAGGCCGACGGGCTCGGCGTGCTCCGCAACACCGTGGTGGAGGGCCCGGTGCCGGTGACCGGGCCGGTGGGGGCCCAGCCCACCGAGTCCGAACAGGTGCTCTCCACCGCGTTGGGTGGTGACTGGGAGTTCCGAGGCATCCGCGCTCCCCTGCCGAGCTGA
- a CDS encoding DODA-type extradiol aromatic ring-opening family dioxygenase yields MGEVVGGGLLSHVPTIVLPEAVRRELNNGEESTLVTGLRRLREEVFTPDTYDTVVVFDSHWATTVEFVVTSHTLRAGVFTSAELPRGMRRVPYDFPGDPELAHALAARAGDYDTWITPVDDPYLPMSYATLNLWSYLGVEGRRWVSIGVCQTGDTEDHLRLGRALADAIRDVDRRVLLIASGALSHRFWPLRQLRDHEAADPRHIITPEAAAADRQCIGRLEAGDHAAVLATLPEFLRYKPEAGFAHYLMLVGCLGGKDCVARARRYSDYENSAGTGQIHLWFDRPARGWTGGDA; encoded by the coding sequence ATGGGTGAGGTGGTCGGCGGCGGACTGCTGTCGCACGTACCGACGATCGTGCTGCCGGAGGCGGTGCGGCGTGAGCTGAACAACGGTGAGGAATCCACGCTGGTCACGGGGCTGCGACGGCTGCGGGAGGAGGTGTTCACTCCCGACACCTACGACACCGTGGTCGTCTTCGACTCCCACTGGGCGACCACCGTGGAATTCGTGGTCACCTCGCATACCCTGCGAGCCGGCGTCTTCACCTCCGCCGAACTGCCCCGAGGGATGCGCCGGGTGCCCTACGACTTTCCCGGTGATCCCGAGTTGGCGCACGCGCTGGCGGCACGGGCCGGGGACTACGACACGTGGATTACGCCCGTGGACGACCCGTACCTGCCGATGTCCTACGCCACGTTGAACCTGTGGTCCTATCTCGGGGTCGAGGGACGGCGGTGGGTCAGCATCGGGGTGTGCCAGACCGGGGACACGGAGGACCACCTGCGGTTGGGGCGGGCGCTGGCCGACGCGATCCGGGATGTCGACCGGCGGGTCCTGCTGATCGCCTCCGGGGCGTTGAGCCACCGGTTCTGGCCGTTGCGGCAGCTTCGTGACCACGAGGCGGCCGACCCGAGACACATCATCACCCCGGAGGCGGCCGCGGCCGACCGGCAGTGCATCGGACGGCTGGAGGCCGGTGACCACGCCGCGGTGCTCGCCACGCTGCCGGAGTTTCTCCGCTACAAGCCGGAAGCCGGGTTCGCGCACTACCTCATGCTGGTGGGCTGCCTCGGTGGGAAGGACTGCGTCGCCCGCGCGCGGCGCTACAGCGACTACGAGAACTCGGCCGGGACGGGTCAGATCCACCTCTGGTTCGACCGCCCGGCGCGGGGATGGACGGGAGGCGACGCATGA
- a CDS encoding gamma-glutamylcyclotransferase family protein, with translation MERLPVFVYGTLRSGQRNHGLIADRVAESYPAMADDLALFGDRIPFAVERAGQRIVGELMILADRHYEEALADLDRLEKYHPDRPEDSLYVRTKRSVSYLAANESWADVPAWLYLSGPAARGRYDENVPILGGDWVAVQAN, from the coding sequence GTGGAACGCCTACCGGTTTTCGTCTACGGCACCCTACGCAGCGGGCAGCGCAACCACGGGTTGATCGCCGACCGGGTGGCCGAGAGCTACCCGGCCATGGCCGACGATCTGGCGTTGTTCGGCGACCGCATCCCGTTCGCCGTGGAACGGGCCGGGCAGCGGATCGTCGGGGAGCTGATGATTCTCGCCGACCGGCATTACGAGGAGGCGCTCGCCGACCTCGACCGCCTGGAGAAGTACCACCCCGACCGCCCGGAGGACAGCCTCTACGTCCGCACCAAACGCTCGGTGAGCTATCTCGCCGCGAACGAATCGTGGGCCGACGTGCCCGCATGGCTGTATCTCAGCGGCCCCGCCGCGCGAGGCCGTTACGACGAGAACGTGCCCATCCTGGGCGGTGACTGGGTGGCCGTGCAGGCGAACTGA
- a CDS encoding SDR family NAD(P)-dependent oxidoreductase — translation MSATLAGRGAIVSGSSRGIGRAVAERLAAEGAGVVVNGMDKKAVDDTVATITSAGGAAVGYVGDVTADGFAEEFVATAVREFGSLDIVVNNAGFPWDNVIQKTTDEQWDTMLDTHLKAPFRILRAAQPILRDQAKNDEKRGRYVHRKVVNVSSIAAIYGNVGQVGYASAKAGIFGLTKTLAKEWGRYRVNVNAVAFGIIDTRLISSVTEGHTIPVGDREIPIGVNDAVLDHIVQTVPLGRFGTVTEAAGSIYLFCCPDSDYVTGEILTCGGGVTI, via the coding sequence GTGAGTGCAACGCTAGCGGGAAGGGGCGCGATCGTCTCGGGCTCCAGCCGAGGCATCGGCCGGGCGGTGGCCGAACGACTCGCGGCCGAGGGCGCCGGAGTAGTGGTCAACGGCATGGACAAGAAGGCGGTGGACGACACGGTCGCGACGATCACCTCGGCGGGAGGAGCGGCGGTGGGCTACGTCGGTGACGTCACCGCCGACGGGTTCGCCGAGGAATTCGTCGCCACCGCGGTGCGGGAGTTCGGCAGCCTGGACATCGTGGTGAACAACGCGGGATTCCCGTGGGACAACGTCATCCAGAAGACCACCGACGAGCAGTGGGACACCATGCTCGACACCCACCTCAAGGCCCCGTTCCGGATCCTGCGCGCGGCCCAGCCGATCCTGCGCGACCAGGCCAAAAACGACGAGAAACGGGGCCGGTACGTGCACCGGAAAGTCGTGAACGTGTCGTCGATCGCCGCGATCTACGGCAACGTGGGCCAGGTGGGATACGCCTCGGCGAAGGCGGGCATCTTCGGATTGACGAAAACGCTCGCGAAGGAATGGGGCCGGTACCGCGTGAACGTCAACGCGGTCGCGTTCGGAATCATCGACACCCGACTCATCAGTTCGGTCACCGAGGGACACACCATTCCGGTCGGCGACCGGGAAATCCCGATCGGCGTGAACGACGCGGTTCTCGACCACATAGTCCAAACCGTCCCCCTGGGCCGTTTCGGCACGGTGACCGAGGCAGCCGGGTCGATCTACCTGTTCTGCTGCCCCGATTCCGACTACGTCACCGGGGAAATCCTCACCTGCGGGGGAGGAGTCACCATCTGA